A stretch of Desulfurivibrio alkaliphilus AHT 2 DNA encodes these proteins:
- a CDS encoding M1 family metallopeptidase, translating to MKLMKLTILMATIGLTVAILWQPVAEAVGDPTVHHDLELELFPAQGRLEAVSQLTLPQAGASARLFLSPQARVSEVALNGASLPHNFTGGILDIRLPTEVRGRSVTLAIHYAGRFTDQPPQDPVMTEDPSFGVAAAISEQGTFLSGGSGWYPDPRLGKATWQLSVTAPPGYLAVTAGRLVEQTTTAEYSRSVWEEHIPLTNLTVSAGPYEVRSIQVGEIPVSTYFYPHSQDLAANYLEATREYLELYQELFGTYPFEKFAVVENFFPTGYGFPSWTLLGSRVIRLPFILETSLGHEIAHSWWGNGVRVDIAQGNWSEGLTTYVADYLYLERSSAEQARDYRLRILRDYAALVPPELDFPLARFLRRTDRPSQAVGYGKAAMIFHMLRHKVGEEIFWGGLREMAETRLFDRVNWDDFASLYSRLGDTDLGPFFEQWVRRPGAPILSLEDVQVRRDKDQWHLSGRLSQQEPPFVLQLPLTLETEGESVVQWITLDDHETHFTMTVADAPRRLLVDPDAHLFRRLHPTEIPASVNSIRGSGRLLAVLAEDLPAPTAEAARLILQALRQQDVRIFEEGEVCPEQLVEHDVLFLGLPRRFADPLFDGTELSVDREGFAFAGQRFDGAQAALFAAVTPRDAPDTHWAYFIPNSPESASDAARRIPHYGRDSYLIFDQGENRARGTWDIRESPLIRNFNFLEAAP from the coding sequence ATGAAACTGATGAAATTAACCATATTAATGGCGACCATCGGTCTGACAGTGGCAATCCTGTGGCAGCCGGTGGCCGAGGCGGTGGGCGACCCGACTGTCCATCATGATCTGGAGCTGGAGCTGTTTCCTGCCCAGGGGCGGCTGGAGGCCGTCAGTCAGCTGACCCTGCCGCAGGCGGGGGCTTCGGCGCGGCTGTTCCTGTCGCCCCAGGCGCGGGTGAGTGAGGTTGCACTCAACGGCGCATCCTTGCCCCACAACTTCACCGGCGGCATACTCGACATCAGGTTGCCCACCGAGGTGCGCGGGCGATCGGTTACCCTGGCGATCCATTACGCGGGACGCTTCACTGACCAGCCACCGCAGGATCCCGTCATGACCGAGGATCCGAGTTTCGGGGTGGCGGCGGCCATCTCCGAGCAGGGAACCTTTCTCTCCGGGGGCAGCGGCTGGTATCCCGATCCGCGCCTGGGTAAGGCCACCTGGCAGCTGAGCGTGACGGCTCCGCCGGGATACCTGGCGGTCACCGCCGGGCGGCTCGTCGAGCAGACCACCACCGCTGAATACAGCCGCTCGGTCTGGGAGGAGCACATTCCCCTGACCAACCTGACCGTCTCCGCCGGTCCTTACGAGGTGCGCTCCATTCAAGTCGGCGAGATCCCCGTCAGCACCTATTTCTATCCGCACAGCCAGGATCTGGCGGCAAACTACCTGGAAGCCACCCGCGAGTACCTGGAACTTTACCAGGAGTTGTTCGGGACTTACCCTTTTGAAAAATTCGCGGTGGTGGAAAATTTCTTTCCGACAGGCTACGGTTTTCCCTCTTGGACGCTGCTCGGCAGCAGGGTGATTCGCCTGCCCTTCATCCTCGAAACCAGCCTGGGCCATGAAATCGCCCATTCCTGGTGGGGCAACGGGGTGCGAGTCGACATCGCCCAAGGTAATTGGTCGGAAGGGCTCACCACCTATGTGGCCGATTATCTCTACCTGGAACGCAGTTCCGCCGAGCAGGCCCGGGATTACCGCCTGCGAATCCTGCGTGATTATGCCGCCCTGGTCCCCCCGGAGCTTGATTTTCCCCTGGCCCGCTTTCTACGGCGCACCGACCGCCCGAGCCAGGCGGTGGGCTACGGTAAGGCAGCGATGATCTTTCACATGCTGCGCCATAAAGTCGGCGAGGAGATCTTCTGGGGCGGCCTGCGCGAGATGGCTGAAACGCGCCTGTTCGACCGGGTAAACTGGGATGACTTCGCCAGCCTCTATTCCCGCTTGGGTGACACCGACCTGGGACCATTTTTCGAGCAATGGGTGCGACGCCCGGGCGCTCCGATCCTCTCCCTGGAGGATGTCCAGGTGCGGCGCGACAAAGATCAATGGCACCTCAGCGGACGACTGAGCCAGCAGGAGCCCCCCTTTGTGCTGCAACTGCCTCTGACTCTGGAAACCGAGGGTGAGTCCGTGGTCCAGTGGATCACCCTGGATGACCACGAAACCCACTTTACCATGACTGTTGCCGATGCGCCCAGGCGGCTGCTGGTCGATCCCGATGCCCATCTTTTTCGCCGTCTCCATCCCACCGAAATTCCCGCCTCGGTCAACAGTATTCGTGGTTCTGGAAGACTGCTGGCGGTGCTGGCCGAGGATCTGCCGGCCCCCACCGCCGAAGCGGCCCGCCTGATCCTGCAGGCTTTGCGGCAGCAAGACGTGCGGATCTTCGAGGAAGGCGAGGTTTGCCCCGAGCAGTTGGTCGAACACGATGTGCTGTTTCTGGGATTACCGCGCCGCTTCGCCGACCCTCTGTTTGACGGCACGGAGCTGAGCGTCGACCGAGAGGGCTTCGCCTTTGCGGGCCAACGTTTCGACGGCGCCCAAGCCGCGCTTTTTGCCGCGGTCACGCCCCGTGATGCACCCGATACCCACTGGGCTTATTTCATCCCCAATTCGCCCGAATCCGCCAGCGATGCCGCACGGCGGATTCCTCACTACGGACGCGACAGCTATTTGATCTTCGACCAGGGGGAAAACCGTGCCCGCGGCACTTGGGATATTCGTGAGTCGCCGCTCATTCGCAACTTCAATTTTTTGGAGGCAGCCCCATGA
- a CDS encoding indolepyruvate oxidoreductase subunit beta, whose translation MNQGNIHFVGVGGQGILLASEMTAYALINAGFDLKKSEVHGMAQRGGSVEAHLRFDQTRVYSPLIEPGTVDFQLAFETMEAARYLPYLNRNSKVIVNTQRIMPPSVATGKATYPDNCLDALTRQGIAVIPVDAYAIAKELGNIKAANVVLVGALSTFLPLPAEAFHEVIATRLPARIQEVNLQAFKAGRAAIEKD comes from the coding sequence ATGAACCAGGGTAATATCCATTTTGTCGGGGTGGGCGGCCAGGGGATTCTGCTGGCCAGCGAGATGACGGCGTATGCACTGATTAACGCCGGTTTCGACCTCAAAAAAAGCGAAGTACACGGCATGGCCCAGCGGGGCGGCTCGGTGGAGGCCCATCTACGTTTCGACCAGACCAGGGTCTATTCGCCGCTGATTGAGCCGGGGACGGTGGATTTTCAGTTGGCCTTTGAAACCATGGAAGCGGCCCGTTACCTGCCCTACCTGAACCGGAACAGCAAGGTAATCGTCAACACCCAGCGGATCATGCCCCCCTCGGTGGCCACCGGCAAGGCGACCTACCCGGACAACTGCCTGGACGCCCTTACCAGGCAAGGCATTGCCGTGATCCCGGTGGACGCTTATGCCATCGCCAAGGAATTGGGCAACATCAAGGCCGCCAACGTGGTCCTGGTGGGGGCCCTGTCCACCTTCCTGCCTTTACCGGCCGAGGCCTTCCATGAGGTAATCGCCACCCGGCTGCCGGCCAGGATCCAGGAGGTCAACCTGCAGGCCTTCAAGGCCGGGCGGGCGGCGATTGAAAAAGATTAA
- the iorA gene encoding indolepyruvate ferredoxin oxidoreductase subunit alpha, with amino-acid sequence MTSQPSAPEKLWLSGNEALALGAHEASVKVASGYPGTPSTEILENVVNYSEIYTEWAPNEKVGLEVAIGASFAGVRALATMKHVGLNVAADPLFTASYTGVRGGLVIVVADDPSMYSSQNEQDSRNYAYAAKLPMLEPADPGEAKDFLKIAYHLSEEYDTPVLLRSCTRVSHVKGIVTSGQVESSALTPGIELLPAKLVMLPANARNRRVEVEKRQQRLRELAETSELNRIEPGDNKIGFIAAGTSYLYVKEAFPEATVLKLGLVYPLPEQLIRDFAARVEKLYVVEDLDPFLETRIKAMGIACIGKEVIPAIGELTPSVVRRAITGQAPADLFEPVELPPRPPNMCPGCPHRGLFYNLNRLKVFVSGDIGCYTLGFLPPLSAMDACVCMGASVGMAHGMDKALGEEAQGKVVAVIGDSTFLHTGLNGLINSVYNKGCSTIIILDNRITGMTGQQPNPASGTTINYDPSPTIDFPELCRAVGVKHVRTVNPHEIEATYQVLKEEIARPEVSVVITRFPCVLTVDEKKRPKKPFHSVTENCTGCTMCLRLGCPAINWQPLTPEEAKAMGKKEKQKGYALINEDMCIGCGQCYELCKFEAISKEEVSR; translated from the coding sequence TTGACCTCGCAACCATCCGCCCCGGAGAAACTCTGGCTTTCAGGCAACGAGGCCCTGGCCCTGGGGGCCCATGAGGCCTCGGTGAAAGTGGCCTCCGGCTACCCCGGCACCCCCTCCACGGAAATTCTGGAAAACGTCGTCAACTATTCGGAGATCTACACCGAGTGGGCCCCCAATGAAAAGGTGGGACTGGAAGTGGCCATCGGCGCTTCTTTTGCCGGCGTCCGGGCGTTAGCCACCATGAAGCACGTGGGCCTCAACGTGGCCGCCGATCCGCTTTTTACCGCCTCCTACACCGGGGTGCGCGGCGGGCTGGTCATTGTGGTGGCCGACGATCCCTCCATGTACAGCTCGCAGAATGAGCAGGACAGCCGTAACTACGCTTATGCCGCCAAGCTGCCCATGCTGGAGCCCGCCGACCCGGGCGAGGCCAAGGATTTTTTAAAAATCGCCTACCATCTCAGCGAGGAATACGACACCCCGGTGCTGCTCCGCAGTTGCACCCGGGTATCCCATGTTAAGGGTATCGTCACCTCCGGTCAGGTGGAAAGCTCCGCCCTGACCCCCGGTATCGAACTTCTGCCCGCCAAGCTGGTGATGCTGCCGGCCAACGCCCGCAACCGGCGGGTGGAGGTGGAAAAGCGCCAGCAGCGCCTGCGGGAGCTGGCGGAAACCAGCGAACTGAATCGCATCGAGCCGGGAGACAACAAGATCGGCTTTATCGCCGCCGGCACCTCTTACCTCTACGTTAAGGAAGCCTTTCCCGAGGCCACGGTGCTCAAGCTGGGCCTGGTCTACCCGCTGCCGGAGCAACTGATTCGCGACTTTGCCGCCCGGGTGGAAAAGCTTTACGTGGTGGAAGATCTCGACCCCTTCCTGGAAACCCGGATCAAGGCCATGGGGATTGCCTGCATCGGCAAGGAAGTGATTCCCGCCATCGGCGAATTGACCCCCAGTGTGGTCCGCCGGGCCATAACCGGCCAGGCCCCGGCCGATTTGTTCGAACCTGTTGAACTGCCGCCGCGGCCGCCCAACATGTGCCCCGGCTGCCCCCACCGGGGGCTGTTTTATAACTTGAACCGCCTCAAGGTCTTTGTTTCCGGCGATATCGGCTGCTACACCTTGGGCTTTCTGCCGCCCCTGTCGGCCATGGACGCCTGCGTTTGCATGGGCGCCAGCGTCGGCATGGCCCACGGCATGGACAAGGCTCTGGGCGAAGAGGCCCAAGGGAAGGTAGTGGCGGTGATCGGTGATTCCACCTTTCTCCACACCGGCCTCAACGGCCTGATCAACTCGGTCTACAACAAGGGCTGCTCCACCATTATCATCCTAGACAACCGGATCACCGGCATGACCGGCCAGCAGCCCAACCCGGCCTCGGGCACCACCATCAACTACGATCCGTCCCCCACCATCGATTTTCCCGAGCTCTGCCGGGCGGTGGGGGTCAAGCATGTGCGCACCGTCAACCCCCACGAGATCGAGGCCACCTACCAGGTGCTGAAAGAAGAGATCGCCCGGCCTGAGGTTTCGGTGGTGATCACCCGTTTCCCCTGCGTGCTCACCGTGGACGAAAAGAAGCGGCCCAAAAAGCCCTTCCACAGCGTGACCGAAAACTGCACCGGTTGCACCATGTGCCTGCGGCTGGGTTGCCCGGCCATTAACTGGCAGCCGCTGACCCCGGAAGAGGCCAAAGCCATGGGCAAGAAGGAAAAGCAAAAGGGTTACGCCCTGATCAACGAAGATATGTGCATCGGTTGCGGCCAGTGCTATGAGCTGTGCAAGTTCGAAGCCATCAGCAAAGAGGAGGTGAGCCGATGA
- the nspC gene encoding carboxynorspermidine decarboxylase, with protein sequence MAATSPFPFVERVPSPCYVCDTGKLAANLAALDEVQRRTGAKIILAFKGFAMWSLFPQIRAVLPGASASSLDEARLAAEEFGGEVHVYCPAYREEDFAEMLGYADHLVFNSFSQWQQYQGQVAAHQRQISCGIRVNPEYSEVEVDLYNPCGRYSRLGVTREHFRPELLAGPEQLAPAIEGLHFHALCEQNADALAGTLAAFNEKFGRFVQGMKWLNFGGGHHITRADYDRELLCRLIDETQQRYGVQVYLEPGEAIALNIGVLVARVLDIVENEISIAILDTSAATHMPDVLEMPYRPHIFGAGEPGQYPHTYRLGGLSCLAGDIIGDYSFPEPLTPGQRLVFGDMAHYTMVKNTTFNGVRLPSIATYDPATDNLKVIRRFGYEDYRNRLS encoded by the coding sequence GTGGCGGCAACTTCCCCATTTCCCTTTGTTGAACGGGTGCCCTCGCCCTGCTATGTCTGCGATACCGGCAAGCTGGCGGCCAACCTGGCGGCGCTGGATGAGGTGCAGCGCCGTACCGGGGCTAAAATCATCCTGGCCTTCAAGGGCTTTGCCATGTGGAGCCTGTTCCCGCAGATTCGGGCGGTGCTGCCCGGGGCCAGCGCCAGCTCGCTGGACGAGGCCCGGCTGGCCGCCGAAGAGTTCGGCGGCGAGGTCCATGTTTACTGCCCGGCCTACCGGGAGGAGGACTTTGCCGAGATGCTGGGCTATGCCGACCACCTGGTGTTCAACTCCTTCAGCCAGTGGCAGCAGTACCAAGGGCAGGTGGCGGCCCACCAGCGGCAAATTTCCTGCGGTATCCGGGTGAACCCGGAGTATTCCGAGGTGGAGGTGGACCTTTACAACCCCTGCGGCCGTTATTCCCGCCTGGGGGTCACCCGCGAGCATTTTCGCCCGGAACTGCTTGCGGGCCCGGAACAGCTTGCCCCTGCTATTGAAGGGTTGCATTTCCACGCCCTGTGCGAACAAAACGCCGACGCCCTGGCCGGTACCCTGGCCGCCTTCAACGAAAAATTCGGCCGGTTTGTTCAAGGCATGAAGTGGCTCAACTTCGGCGGCGGCCATCATATCACCCGCGCCGACTACGACCGCGAGTTGCTCTGCCGGCTGATCGACGAAACCCAGCAGCGCTACGGGGTGCAGGTCTATCTGGAGCCCGGCGAGGCCATTGCCCTCAATATCGGGGTGCTGGTGGCCCGGGTGCTGGACATCGTGGAAAACGAGATCAGCATTGCCATTCTCGACACCTCGGCCGCCACCCACATGCCCGATGTGCTGGAAATGCCCTACCGGCCCCACATCTTCGGGGCCGGCGAACCGGGCCAGTACCCCCACACCTACCGCCTGGGCGGCTTGAGTTGCCTGGCCGGCGATATTATCGGCGACTACTCTTTCCCCGAGCCGCTAACCCCCGGCCAACGCCTGGTCTTCGGCGACATGGCCCACTACACCATGGTCAAGAACACCACCTTCAACGGCGTGCGCCTGCCCAGTATCGCCACCTATGATCCCGCCACCGACAACCTGAAGGTCATCCGCCGTTTCGGATACGAAGATTACCGCAACCGTTTGTCCTGA
- a CDS encoding saccharopine dehydrogenase family protein, which translates to MAKVLIIGAGGVGSVAAHKCAQVPEVFSEIVLASRSVDKCEAIRDSVKQRTGREIEVAQVDAGQKSELVALLQKVKPAMVLHLALPYQDLTIMEACLECGVDYLDTANYESEDNPCFDYSRQWPFDESYRNKGIMGLLGSGFDPGVTNVFCAYAAKHYFDEIHYIDILDANGGDHGYPFATNFNPEINIREVTARGRYWENGQWVETEPMEKKWVFDFPGIGPKDAYLLYHEELESLVKNIKGLKRIRFWMTFSEQYLKHLEVLGNVGMTSIEPVMFEGREIVPLQFLKALLPDPASLGPRTKGKTCIGNIMEGVKDGKPRKIYIYNNCDHEECYREVGSQAVSYTTGVPAMIGAMLMVNGVWRKPGIYNMEQLDPDPFMEQLNQHGLPWQVKEL; encoded by the coding sequence ATGGCGAAGGTTTTGATTATCGGCGCAGGTGGGGTGGGCAGCGTGGCGGCCCATAAATGTGCCCAGGTTCCGGAGGTGTTCAGCGAAATTGTGCTGGCCAGCCGGAGTGTGGACAAGTGTGAGGCCATCCGTGATTCAGTCAAGCAGCGCACCGGCCGCGAGATAGAAGTGGCCCAGGTGGATGCCGGGCAAAAGTCGGAACTGGTTGCGCTGCTGCAAAAGGTAAAGCCGGCGATGGTGCTGCATCTGGCCTTGCCCTATCAGGACCTGACCATTATGGAGGCCTGCCTGGAATGCGGGGTGGATTACCTGGATACCGCCAACTACGAATCCGAGGACAACCCTTGCTTTGATTATTCCAGGCAGTGGCCCTTTGACGAATCTTATCGCAACAAGGGCATCATGGGCCTGTTGGGCAGCGGTTTCGACCCCGGGGTGACCAACGTCTTTTGCGCCTACGCGGCCAAACATTATTTCGATGAGATCCACTACATCGACATCCTGGACGCCAACGGCGGCGACCACGGTTACCCCTTTGCCACCAACTTCAACCCGGAGATCAACATCCGCGAGGTGACCGCCCGCGGGCGCTACTGGGAAAACGGCCAGTGGGTGGAAACCGAACCCATGGAGAAAAAATGGGTTTTTGACTTCCCCGGCATCGGCCCTAAAGATGCCTACCTGCTCTACCACGAGGAGCTGGAGTCGCTGGTGAAAAATATCAAGGGGCTCAAGCGGATCCGCTTTTGGATGACCTTTTCCGAGCAGTATCTCAAACACCTGGAGGTGCTGGGCAATGTCGGCATGACCTCCATCGAGCCGGTGATGTTTGAAGGCCGGGAGATTGTGCCCCTGCAATTTCTCAAGGCCCTGCTGCCCGACCCCGCCTCGCTGGGGCCGCGTACCAAGGGCAAGACCTGCATTGGTAACATCATGGAAGGGGTCAAGGACGGCAAGCCCCGCAAGATCTACATCTACAACAACTGCGACCATGAAGAATGCTACCGTGAGGTGGGCAGCCAGGCGGTTTCCTATACCACCGGGGTGCCGGCGATGATCGGGGCCATGCTGATGGTCAATGGCGTGTGGCGAAAGCCCGGCATTTACAACATGGAGCAGCTTGACCCCGACCCCTTCATGGAACAGCTCAACCAGCACGGGCTGCCCTGGCAGGTCAAAGAGCTGTAA
- a CDS encoding alginate export family protein has protein sequence MIKKISTLALAGLVAWPALAAADTDRIAELEGQMQAMQAEITELKQQDESGKGGLSSDQLSMGGEVIFRGYRIRNVWTFDDDNKGDDRDAFRLKGSLWANYQATDDVSVRIQFTNQSWGETDDAGDNVDNKVFLDNAYIQANNLFGLPVDATLGRQNLIYGSGFVILDGQSQYGSTSIYFDGIKLRFHLTDLVSLDAIYMKDRENTPGHSVRDDITLAGFYLINQECPLTGMRQELYALNRKDETLDKDIWMYGARFSDRLQNGLDYSLEGAIQRGDATKDVDQKAYGMKLDAGYTLQNTAFTPRFYANYSYLSGNKRGTDDNEQWDVFYGGWPQWGDLLAWKYLNVPPNNLNQAYSSFGDYSGVTGEAIYSNLQIITVGASAQLTPKLSANLSYSDLSFNRTDPGVDKDFGDYYQATFRYQYTPQLSFGLYAAMLEPGDAFEDNDDSATEVFWEVAYRF, from the coding sequence ATGATTAAAAAAATTTCTACCTTGGCTTTGGCCGGACTGGTCGCCTGGCCGGCCCTGGCGGCGGCCGACACCGACCGCATTGCCGAGCTCGAGGGCCAAATGCAGGCCATGCAGGCCGAAATCACCGAGCTGAAGCAGCAGGACGAGAGCGGCAAAGGGGGCCTAAGCTCCGACCAGTTGAGTATGGGCGGCGAAGTAATCTTCCGTGGCTACCGGATTCGCAATGTCTGGACTTTTGACGACGACAACAAAGGCGACGACCGCGACGCCTTCCGGCTCAAAGGCAGCCTCTGGGCCAACTACCAGGCCACCGACGACGTCAGCGTTCGTATTCAGTTCACCAACCAGAGTTGGGGCGAAACCGATGACGCCGGTGACAACGTTGACAACAAGGTTTTTCTCGATAACGCATACATACAGGCCAACAACCTGTTCGGCCTGCCGGTGGACGCCACCCTGGGCCGCCAGAACTTGATTTACGGCAGCGGTTTCGTGATCCTTGACGGTCAGTCCCAGTACGGCTCAACTTCCATCTACTTTGACGGCATCAAGCTGCGCTTTCACTTAACCGACCTGGTCAGCCTGGACGCCATCTACATGAAAGACCGGGAAAACACCCCAGGGCATAGCGTAAGAGACGATATCACCCTGGCCGGTTTCTACCTGATCAACCAGGAGTGCCCGCTCACCGGGATGCGCCAGGAGCTGTACGCCCTTAACCGTAAAGATGAGACCCTGGACAAAGATATCTGGATGTACGGCGCCCGGTTCTCTGACCGCCTGCAAAACGGCCTGGACTACTCCCTGGAGGGCGCCATCCAGAGAGGTGACGCCACCAAAGATGTCGACCAGAAAGCCTACGGCATGAAACTCGATGCCGGTTACACCCTGCAAAACACCGCTTTCACTCCCCGGTTTTATGCCAACTACTCATACCTCAGCGGTAACAAACGGGGCACTGACGACAACGAGCAGTGGGACGTATTCTACGGCGGCTGGCCGCAGTGGGGCGACCTGCTGGCCTGGAAATATCTCAATGTGCCTCCCAACAACCTCAATCAGGCATACAGCAGCTTTGGTGACTACAGCGGCGTAACCGGCGAGGCCATCTATTCCAACCTGCAGATAATCACCGTTGGCGCCTCGGCCCAGTTAACCCCGAAACTTTCGGCCAACCTCTCCTATTCCGATCTTTCGTTCAACCGGACCGACCCCGGGGTAGACAAGGATTTTGGCGACTATTATCAGGCCACTTTCAGGTATCAATACACCCCGCAGTTGAGCTTCGGTCTTTACGCTGCCATGCTCGAGCCGGGTGACGCTTTCGAGGACAACGACGACAGCGCCACCGAGGTCTTCTGGGAGGTTGCGTACCGTTTCTAG
- a CDS encoding SIR2 family NAD-dependent protein deacylase — translation MDTSLVKAAEVLAGSRFTLALTGAGISVESGIPDFRSAGGLWARFNPAEYATIEAFRQDPHKVWRMLAEMDRLLVRSRPNPAHLGLAELERLGYLQFVITQNVDNLHQAGGSQRVIEFHGNAATLACLACHAVYSRAEVSNQAVPPKCVCGQVLKPEVIFFGEEIPPPVLAQAHDLVSLARVLLVIGTSAEVAPASMLPRLAKEHGATIVEINPEKTRLTDELTDILLQGRAGEIIPALVAELKRRTTDGWPPVTGCSRSAPRPG, via the coding sequence ATGGATACTTCTTTGGTAAAAGCGGCTGAGGTTCTGGCCGGCTCCCGGTTTACCCTGGCGCTTACCGGGGCGGGAATTTCCGTGGAGTCCGGTATTCCGGACTTTCGCAGTGCCGGCGGGCTGTGGGCCCGCTTCAACCCCGCCGAATATGCCACCATCGAGGCCTTCCGGCAGGATCCGCACAAGGTCTGGCGGATGCTGGCCGAGATGGATCGGCTGCTGGTACGCAGCCGGCCCAATCCGGCCCACCTGGGACTGGCGGAGTTGGAACGGTTGGGTTATCTGCAATTCGTGATTACCCAGAACGTGGACAACCTTCACCAGGCCGGCGGCTCGCAGCGGGTAATCGAGTTTCACGGCAACGCCGCCACCTTGGCCTGCCTGGCCTGCCATGCGGTCTACAGCCGGGCCGAGGTAAGCAACCAGGCGGTGCCGCCCAAATGCGTCTGCGGCCAGGTGCTGAAGCCGGAGGTGATCTTCTTCGGCGAGGAAATCCCGCCGCCGGTACTGGCCCAGGCCCATGACCTGGTCTCCCTGGCTCGGGTGCTGCTGGTGATCGGTACCTCGGCAGAGGTGGCGCCGGCCAGCATGTTGCCGCGGCTGGCCAAAGAGCATGGTGCCACGATTGTCGAAATCAACCCCGAAAAAACCCGGCTCACCGATGAGTTAACAGATATCCTGCTGCAGGGTCGGGCCGGTGAGATCATCCCGGCCTTGGTGGCCGAACTCAAACGCCGAACCACCGACGGCTGGCCGCCGGTCACCGGTTGCAGTCGATCGGCGCCGCGACCAGGGTAA
- a CDS encoding phenylacetate--CoA ligase family protein — protein sequence MIWNEQAETMPREELETIQLRRLQNTVARVYATVPYYRQKMDQAGVSPGDIRSLTDIKRLPFTTKEDLRQNYPFGLFTVPMERIVRIHASSGTTGKPTVVGYTKRDLGLWAELMSRTLAAAGVSHRDIVQNAYGYGLFTGGLGAHYGAENLGCAVIPISGGNTKRQIQIMQDFGTTVLLSTPSYALNIADTMAAMGVDPADLKLRVGVFGAEPWSEAMRAEIESRLKIKAIDIYGLSEIIGPGVAAECREEQRGLHIMEDHFLPEIVHRDTFEPLPVGEEGELVFTTLTKEAFPVIRYRTKDISRLIPDVCTCGRSFHRMPKVTGRTDDMMIIRGVNVFPSQIEEVIMAIEGVEPHYQIIVTRQGSLDNIEVQVEVSEAIFSDRVKELENLQKKLQGNIKDLLGISCKVSLVEPKSIQRSEGKAQRVIDQRKI from the coding sequence ATGATCTGGAACGAGCAAGCCGAAACCATGCCCCGGGAAGAGCTGGAAACCATCCAGCTCAGACGGCTGCAGAACACCGTGGCCCGGGTTTATGCCACCGTGCCCTACTATCGCCAAAAGATGGACCAGGCGGGGGTTTCCCCGGGCGATATCCGCTCGCTGACCGACATTAAGCGCTTGCCCTTCACCACCAAGGAAGACCTGCGGCAGAATTACCCTTTTGGCCTTTTCACCGTACCCATGGAGCGGATTGTCCGCATCCACGCCTCCTCCGGCACCACCGGCAAACCCACGGTGGTGGGTTACACCAAGCGCGACCTGGGCCTCTGGGCCGAACTGATGAGCCGGACCCTGGCCGCCGCCGGGGTCAGCCACCGGGATATCGTACAAAACGCTTACGGCTACGGGCTGTTCACCGGGGGCCTGGGCGCCCACTACGGGGCGGAAAACCTGGGCTGCGCGGTGATCCCCATCTCCGGCGGCAACACCAAGCGCCAGATCCAGATCATGCAGGATTTCGGCACCACGGTGCTGCTCTCCACCCCCTCCTATGCGTTGAACATCGCCGACACCATGGCCGCCATGGGGGTTGACCCGGCGGATCTCAAGCTGCGGGTGGGGGTCTTCGGGGCCGAACCCTGGAGCGAGGCCATGCGGGCGGAAATTGAAAGCCGGCTGAAGATCAAGGCCATCGACATTTACGGCCTGTCGGAGATCATCGGCCCGGGAGTGGCCGCCGAATGCCGGGAAGAGCAGCGGGGGCTGCACATCATGGAAGATCATTTCCTGCCGGAAATCGTCCATCGTGACACCTTCGAGCCGCTGCCGGTGGGCGAGGAAGGGGAACTGGTCTTTACCACCCTGACCAAGGAAGCCTTCCCGGTGATCCGTTATCGCACCAAGGATATCTCCCGACTGATCCCCGATGTCTGCACCTGCGGCCGCAGCTTCCACCGCATGCCCAAGGTCACCGGCCGTACCGACGACATGATGATCATTCGCGGGGTCAACGTCTTCCCCTCGCAGATCGAAGAGGTTATCATGGCCATCGAAGGGGTGGAGCCCCACTACCAGATCATCGTTACCCGCCAGGGTTCGCTGGATAACATCGAGGTGCAGGTGGAGGTCAGCGAGGCGATCTTCTCCGACCGGGTCAAGGAACTGGAAAACCTGCAGAAGAAGCTGCAGGGCAACATCAAGGACCTGCTGGGGATCAGTTGCAAGGTCAGCCTGGTGGAACCCAAAAGCATCCAGCGCAGCGAAGGCAAGGCGCAAAGGGTGATTGATCAAAGAAAAATTTAA